A DNA window from Zingiber officinale cultivar Zhangliang chromosome 3A, Zo_v1.1, whole genome shotgun sequence contains the following coding sequences:
- the LOC122053693 gene encoding MADS-box transcription factor 23-like isoform X2 has protein sequence MGRGKIVIKKIDNMTSRQVTFSKRRTGLFKKAKELAILCDAEIGLIIFSDTGRLYEFSSSNMKSLIEKYSKAKEENHLIVFAASDVKKEAASLRQQFHNLQQNHRKMMGEELSGLSVADLQNLQNQLESSLRGVIMRKEQLLFQEIQELDRKGRLIGQENMELYKKVNLMRQENEQLHKKIYETRAEDDTDRASSVRHSFSVTDETYMPIQLQLSQPQTECHNSGRHQLH, from the exons ATGGGGCGAGGAAAGATTGTGATCAAGAAGATCGACAACATGACGAGTAGACAAGTGACCTTCTCAAAGCGAAGGACTGGTTTGTTCAAGAAGGCTAAGGAGCTGGCCATCCTGTGTGATGCTGAGATCGGCCTCATCATCTTCTCTGACACCGGTCGCCTCTACGAGTTTTCTAGCTCCAA CATGAAGTCTCTGATTGAGAAATACAGCAAGGCAAAAGAAGAGAACCATTTGATTGTGTTTGCAGCTTCAGATGTTAAG AAGGAGGCAGCGAGCTTGAGGCAACAATTTCACAACTTGCAACAAAATCACAG GAAGATGATGGGAGAGGAGCTTTCTGGTTTGAGTGTCGCCGATCTGCAGAATCTACAGAACCAACTGGAATCGAGTCTGCGGGGTGTCATAATGAGGAAG GAACAACTTTTATTCCAAGAGATTCAAGAACTCGATCGAAAG GGAAGGCTAATTGGTCAAGAAAATATGGAACTATACAAGAAGGTAAACTTGATGAGGCAAGAAAATGAGCAACTACACAAGAAG ATTTACGAAACAAGGGCGGAGGATGACACCGATAGAGCTTCGAGTGTTCGACACAGTTTTAGTGTCACCGACGAAACATACATGCCCATTCAACTTCAACTAAGCCAACCACAAACTGAATGTCACAACTCAGG AAGACATCAGCTGCACTGA
- the LOC122053693 gene encoding MADS-box transcription factor 23-like isoform X1, with amino-acid sequence MGRGKIVIKKIDNMTSRQVTFSKRRTGLFKKAKELAILCDAEIGLIIFSDTGRLYEFSSSNMKSLIEKYSKAKEENHLIVFAASDVKFWQKEAASLRQQFHNLQQNHRKMMGEELSGLSVADLQNLQNQLESSLRGVIMRKEQLLFQEIQELDRKGRLIGQENMELYKKVNLMRQENEQLHKKIYETRAEDDTDRASSVRHSFSVTDETYMPIQLQLSQPQTECHNSGRHQLH; translated from the exons ATGGGGCGAGGAAAGATTGTGATCAAGAAGATCGACAACATGACGAGTAGACAAGTGACCTTCTCAAAGCGAAGGACTGGTTTGTTCAAGAAGGCTAAGGAGCTGGCCATCCTGTGTGATGCTGAGATCGGCCTCATCATCTTCTCTGACACCGGTCGCCTCTACGAGTTTTCTAGCTCCAA CATGAAGTCTCTGATTGAGAAATACAGCAAGGCAAAAGAAGAGAACCATTTGATTGTGTTTGCAGCTTCAGATGTTAAG TTTTGGCAGAAGGAGGCAGCGAGCTTGAGGCAACAATTTCACAACTTGCAACAAAATCACAG GAAGATGATGGGAGAGGAGCTTTCTGGTTTGAGTGTCGCCGATCTGCAGAATCTACAGAACCAACTGGAATCGAGTCTGCGGGGTGTCATAATGAGGAAG GAACAACTTTTATTCCAAGAGATTCAAGAACTCGATCGAAAG GGAAGGCTAATTGGTCAAGAAAATATGGAACTATACAAGAAGGTAAACTTGATGAGGCAAGAAAATGAGCAACTACACAAGAAG ATTTACGAAACAAGGGCGGAGGATGACACCGATAGAGCTTCGAGTGTTCGACACAGTTTTAGTGTCACCGACGAAACATACATGCCCATTCAACTTCAACTAAGCCAACCACAAACTGAATGTCACAACTCAGG AAGACATCAGCTGCACTGA